The following coding sequences lie in one Arachis hypogaea cultivar Tifrunner chromosome 9, arahy.Tifrunner.gnm2.J5K5, whole genome shotgun sequence genomic window:
- the LOC112710087 gene encoding inorganic pyrophosphatase 2 produces the protein MAGIVVVFDFDSTIIECDSDNWVLDETGFTEKFYELLPTTLWNPLMDRMMGELHSEGKTIEEIVEILKRTPLNPRIVHAIEAAYSLGCDLKIVSDANMFFIETILKHHGVRNCFSEIIANPSYVNEEGRLRISPFHDYMKSSHGCSLCPPNMCKGVIIERIQNLLSTEGKKKFIYLGDGNGDFCPSLKLKENDYLMPRKYFPLSDLVSKDSNKIKAEVHGWKDGEELENILVHIINKEIEGNKINNNSTPKISIDCKLGSIPIMETTTYQPLPKALPVRH, from the exons ATGGCTGGGATTGTTGTGGTTTTTGATTTCGACTCAACAATCATTGAGTGTGATAGTGATAATTGGGTGCTTGATGAGACTGGTTTTACTGAAAAATTCTATGAGCTTCTTCCTACCACGCTTTGGAACCCTCTCATg GATAGGATGATGGGTGAGCTTCATTCAGAAGGTAAAACAATTGAAGAAATTGTAGAAATTTTGAAGCGAACTCCATTGAATCCCCGCATTGTGCATGCTATTGAGGCAGCTTATTCCCTTGG ATGTGATTTGAAGATTGTGAGTGATGCAAATATGTTCTTCATTGAGACAATTCTAAAGCATCATGGAGTGAGGAATTGTTTCTCAGAGATCATTGCAAACCCTAGCTATGTTAATGAAGAAGGGAGGCTCAGAATTTCACCTTTCCATGATTATATGAAATCTTCTCATGGATGCAGTCTTTGTCCACCAAACATGTGCAAG GGAGTGATCATAGAAAGGATCCAAAATTTGCTTTCaacagaaggaaagaagaaattcATCTACCTTGGAGATGGAAATGGAGATTTTTGCCCTAGTTTGAAGCTCAAAGAAAATGACTATTTGATGCCAAGAAAATACTTTCCTTTAAGTGATTTAGTCTCCAAAGATTCCAACAAGATTAAGGCAGAGGTTCATGGATGGAAAGATGGGGAAGAGCTTGAAAATATTTTGGTTCATATTATCAACAAAGAAATTGAAGGaaacaaaattaataacaatTCTACTCCGAAAATCTCAATTGATTGCAAGTTGGGGTCAATTCCAATAATGGAAACTACTACTTATCAACCTTTGCCTAAGGCACTGCCAGTTCGTCATTAA